One segment of Primulina tabacum isolate GXHZ01 chromosome 6, ASM2559414v2, whole genome shotgun sequence DNA contains the following:
- the LOC142549671 gene encoding uncharacterized protein LOC142549671 isoform X1 → MGTRGCSVVVPIDVKKKPWQQKLPLHNRWHPEIPPVAEVRTGQLFRVEMVDFSGGRITKEETAQDIKFADPSIVHYLSGPIRVVDRDGDPAKPGDLLAVEICNLGPLPGDEWGFTAIFDRENGGGFLTDHFPCATKAIWYFEGIYAYSPHIPGVRFPGLTHPGIVGTAPSSELLDIWNKRERELEETGLQSLKLCEVLHSRPLANLPSTKGCLLGKIEEGTPEWERIAREAARTIPGRENGGNCDIKNLSRGSKIYLPVFVEGANLSTGDMHFSQGDGEVAFCGAIEMSGFLELKCEIIRDGMKKYLTPMGPTPLHVNPIFEIGPVEPRFSEWLVFEGISVDESGRQHYLDASVAYKRAVLNAIDYLSRFGYSKEQVYLLLSCCPCEGRISGIVDSPNAVATLAIPIAIFDQDIRPKIGNVPTGPRLVRNPGLPQCPYDGNLPTTKNPCATT, encoded by the exons ATGGGTACTCGTGGTTGCAGTGTGGTGGTGCCGATAGACGTGAAGAAGAAACCGTGGCAGCAAAAGCTCCCTCTTCACAATCGGTGGCACCCTGAAATACCTCCGGTGGCTGAGGTTCGAACCGGACAACTTTTCAGGGTTGAAATGGTGGATTTCAGTGGTGGTCGCATAACTAAAGAGGAAACTGCTCAAGACATCAAGTTTGCTGATCCGTCAATA GTGCATTATCTGAGTGGACCTATAAGAGTAGTGGACAGGGATGGGGATCCAGCCAAGCCTGGTGATCTTCTAGCTGTAGAGATATGCAACTTGGGTCCTCTACCTGGCGATGAATGGGGTTTTACTGCAATTTTTGACAGGGAAAATGGTGGCGGATTTCTCACAGACCATTTCCCTTGTGCAACAAAAGCTATATGGTATTTTGAAGGAATTTATGCTTACTCGCCTCATATACCTG GGGTCAGATTTCCGGGATTAACACACCCTGGAATAGTTGGAACAGCGCCTTCTTCAGAACTGCTTGATATATGGAACAAACGGGAAAGAGAACTTGAAGAAACTGGTCTCCAGTCTCTGAAACTGTGTGAAGTATTGCATTCACGACCATTGGCAAACCTACCATCGACAAAGGGATGTCTTCTTGGAAAG ATTGAGGAAGGAACTCCTGAATGGGAAAGGATTGCAAGAGAGGCTGCAAGAACGATTCCTGGAAGAGAAAATGGAGGAAATTGCGACATCAAAAATCTAAGCAGAGGTTCAAAAATATATCTTCCTGTATTTGTAGAAGGAGCAAATCTTAGCACTGGGGATATGCATTTTTCACAGGGCGACGGTGAAGTGGCTTTTTGTGGAGCAATAGAGATGAGCGGTTTCCTAGAGCTCAA ATGTGAAATCATCAGAGATGGCATGAAAAAGTACCTCACTCCAATGGGGCCAACTCCTTTGCATGTCAACCCAATATTTGAGATAGGACCGGTCGAACCAAGATTCTCAGAATGGTTAGTTTTTGAGGGCATTAGTGTCGATGAGAGTGGGCGACAACACTACCTGGATGCCAGTGTTGCTTACAAGCGTGCAGTGCTCAACGCCATTGATTACCTCTCCAGATTCGGATACTCTAAAGAACAG GTCTATCTTTTACTCTCATGCTGCCCTTGCGAAGGAAGGATCTCTGGAATAGTTGATTCCCCCAATGCTGTTGCCACCCTTGCAATTCCAATCGCTATATTCGACCAG GATATTCGTCCAAAAATAGGCAATGTGCCTACTGGACCAAGGCTTGTGAGGAATCCCGGCCTCCCACAGTGCCCTTATGATGGAAACTTGCCCACCACCAAAAATCCCTGTGCTACAACTTGA
- the LOC142549673 gene encoding LOB domain-containing protein 37-like codes for MSCNGCRVLRKGCSETCILRPCLQWIDSSEAQGHATVFVAKFFGRAGLMSFISNVPENQRPALFQSLLFEAAGRTVNPVNGAVGLLWTGSWHLCQAAVETVLRGGALKPIQKFLGDASDTDASSECLNLFKLQDPGLISRSKVHKSRRFPDEPVKIMQLSDLDLSLSAGFQGKKPNPLPEKRRLGSPSMNSEESMTTTCGDQPANEAKLLNLFT; via the exons ATGAGTTGTAATGGCTGCCGGGTTCTGCGGAAGGGATGCAGTGAGACGTGTATTTTGAGGCCCTGTTTACAGTGGATTGACAGCTCCGAAGCGCAGGGCCACGCTACAGTTTTCGTAGCCAAGTTCTTTGGCCGCGCAGGCCTTATGTCCTTCATCTCCAATGTCCCAGAAAATCAAAGGCCTG CTCTTTTCCAGTCCCTCTTGTTCGAAGCAGCCGGAAGAACAGTGAACCCCGTCAACGGCGCGGTGGGGCTTCTGTGGACCGGGAGCTGGCACCTCTGCCAGGCCGCGGTGGAGACTGTCCTTCGTGGTGGCGCGTTGAAGCCAATTCAGAAGTTTCTCGGCGATGCATCGGACACCGACGCTTCCTCCGAGTGCTTAAACTTGTTCAAGCTTCAAGATCCCGGCCTGATTTCGAGGTCCAAGGTGCATAAATCCCGCCGATTCCCCGACGAGCCGGTCAAGATCATGCAGCTCTCTGATCTGGACCTCAGTCTTTCAGCTGGTTTCCAGGGCAAGAAACCAAACCCTTTACCAGAAAAGCGGCGCCTCGGGAGCCCATCGATGAATTCTGAAGAATCTATGACGACAACTTGTGGAGATCAACCAGCGAATGAAGCTAAACTTCTGAACCTGTTCACTTAA
- the LOC142549671 gene encoding uncharacterized protein LOC142549671 isoform X2, with the protein MAPPTPSVVVPVDLKKKPWQQKLPLHNRWHPDIPPVAEVKTSEVFRVEMVDWTGGSITDDDSAIDVKHIDLSTVHYLSGPIRVVDRDGDPAKPGDLLAVEICNLGPLPGDEWGFTAIFDRENGGGFLTDHFPCATKAIWYFEGIYAYSPHIPGVRFPGLTHPGIVGTAPSSELLDIWNKRERELEETGLQSLKLCEVLHSRPLANLPSTKGCLLGKIEEGTPEWERIAREAARTIPGRENGGNCDIKNLSRGSKIYLPVFVEGANLSTGDMHFSQGDGEVAFCGAIEMSGFLELKCEIIRDGMKKYLTPMGPTPLHVNPIFEIGPVEPRFSEWLVFEGISVDESGRQHYLDASVAYKRAVLNAIDYLSRFGYSKEQVYLLLSCCPCEGRISGIVDSPNAVATLAIPIAIFDQDIRPKIGNVPTGPRLVRNPGLPQCPYDGNLPTTKNPCATT; encoded by the exons ATGGCCCCTCCAACTCCAAGTGTCGTGGTTCCTGTAGACCTAAAGAAGAAGCCATGGCAGCAAAAGCTGCCACTTCACAATCGGTGGCACCCCGACATTCCACCGGTGGCAGAGGTAAAAACCAGTGAGGTATTTAGGGTAGAGATGGTGGACTGGACTGGAGGGTCAATAACAGATGATGACTCTGCAATTGATGTAAAGCACATAGATCTCTCAACT GTGCATTATCTGAGTGGACCTATAAGAGTAGTGGACAGGGATGGGGATCCAGCCAAGCCTGGTGATCTTCTAGCTGTAGAGATATGCAACTTGGGTCCTCTACCTGGCGATGAATGGGGTTTTACTGCAATTTTTGACAGGGAAAATGGTGGCGGATTTCTCACAGACCATTTCCCTTGTGCAACAAAAGCTATATGGTATTTTGAAGGAATTTATGCTTACTCGCCTCATATACCTG GGGTCAGATTTCCGGGATTAACACACCCTGGAATAGTTGGAACAGCGCCTTCTTCAGAACTGCTTGATATATGGAACAAACGGGAAAGAGAACTTGAAGAAACTGGTCTCCAGTCTCTGAAACTGTGTGAAGTATTGCATTCACGACCATTGGCAAACCTACCATCGACAAAGGGATGTCTTCTTGGAAAG ATTGAGGAAGGAACTCCTGAATGGGAAAGGATTGCAAGAGAGGCTGCAAGAACGATTCCTGGAAGAGAAAATGGAGGAAATTGCGACATCAAAAATCTAAGCAGAGGTTCAAAAATATATCTTCCTGTATTTGTAGAAGGAGCAAATCTTAGCACTGGGGATATGCATTTTTCACAGGGCGACGGTGAAGTGGCTTTTTGTGGAGCAATAGAGATGAGCGGTTTCCTAGAGCTCAA ATGTGAAATCATCAGAGATGGCATGAAAAAGTACCTCACTCCAATGGGGCCAACTCCTTTGCATGTCAACCCAATATTTGAGATAGGACCGGTCGAACCAAGATTCTCAGAATGGTTAGTTTTTGAGGGCATTAGTGTCGATGAGAGTGGGCGACAACACTACCTGGATGCCAGTGTTGCTTACAAGCGTGCAGTGCTCAACGCCATTGATTACCTCTCCAGATTCGGATACTCTAAAGAACAG GTCTATCTTTTACTCTCATGCTGCCCTTGCGAAGGAAGGATCTCTGGAATAGTTGATTCCCCCAATGCTGTTGCCACCCTTGCAATTCCAATCGCTATATTCGACCAG GATATTCGTCCAAAAATAGGCAATGTGCCTACTGGACCAAGGCTTGTGAGGAATCCCGGCCTCCCACAGTGCCCTTATGATGGAAACTTGCCCACCACCAAAAATCCCTGTGCTACAACTTGA
- the LOC142549674 gene encoding peroxidase 51-like, which yields MGSYKYQTTLLLPLSLIIILFSSSISAQLRQNFYANICPDVENIVRRAVTTKFVQTFVTVPATIRLLFHDCFVSGCDASVIVASTPGNTAEKDHPDNLSLAGDGFDTVIKAKAAVDAVASCTNKVSCADILVMAARDVIALAGGPSYAVELGRLDGLISTAASVEGNLPQPTFNLNQLNAMFARRGLNQTDMIALSACHTVGFSHCNRFANRIYNFSASNPVDPTLNRQYATQLQQMCPKNVDPQVAIDIDPTTPRQFDNAYFKNLQNGMGLFTSDQILFTDTRSRSTVDAWASNPQLFNARFVEAMTKLGRVGVRTGGSGNGNIRIDLWKI from the exons ATGGGTTCATATAAGTATCAAACTACTTTATTGTTACCACTCTCTCTGATCATTATTTTGTTCTCAAGTTCGATTTCAGCACAACTCAGACAAAATTTCTACGCCAACATTTGCCCGGACGTCGAAAACATCGTTCGAAGGGCCGTCACGACGAAATTCGTCCAAACTTTTGTTACAGTCCCGGCGACCATCCGTCTCCTCTTCCACGATTGTTTCGTCTCG GGTTGCGATGCATCAGTTATAGTGGCATCCACTCCAGGGAATACGGCTGAAAAAGATCATCCGGATAACTTATCATTGGCTGGTGATGGATTTGACACCGTGATTAAAGCCAAAGCAGCAGTTGACGCGGTTGCCAGCTGCACGAATAAGGTCTCTTGTGCAGATATCCTTGTGATGGCTGCGAGGGACGTCATTGCGCTG GCTGGTGGACCCTCATATGCTGTGGAATTAGGGAGATTGGATGGGCTGATTTCAACTGCTGCAAGTGTAGAGGGAAATCTGCCTCAGCCGACCTTCAACTTGAATCAGCTTAATGCTATGTTTGCTAGAAGAGGATTAAATCAGACAGATATGATTGCTCTCTCCG CATGCCACACCGTTGGATTCTCCCACTGCAACAGATTCGCGAACCGGATCTACAACTTCAGCGCATCCAACCCGGTGGACCCAACCCTGAACAGGCAATACGCGACCCAATTACAGCAAATGTGCCCGAAGAACGTGGACCCTCAGGTTGCCATTGACATAGACCCGACCACGCCTAGGCAATTTGACAATGCATACTTCAAAAACCTTCAGAATGGAATGGGCCTCTTCACCTCGGATCAGATCCTATTTACGGACACGAGGTCCAGGTCCACCGTCGACGCTTGGGCCTCCAATCCTCAGCTCTTTAATGCTCGTTTTGTTGAAGCTATGACTAAGTTGGGTCGGGTCGGGGTCAGGACCGGAGGCTCAGGCAACGGAAATATCCGGATTGACCTGTGGAAGATTTAA
- the LOC142549671 gene encoding uncharacterized protein LOC142549671 isoform X3, with amino-acid sequence MGTRGCSVVVPIDVKKKPWQQKLPLHNRWHPEIPPVAEVRTGQLFRVEMVDFSGGRITKEETAQDIKFADPSIQKLPLHNRWHPDIPPVAEVKTSEVFRVEMVDWTGGSITDDDSAIDVKHIDLSTVHYLSGPIRVVDRDGDPAKPGDLLAVEICNLGPLPGDEWGFTAIFDRENGGGFLTDHFPCATKAIWYFEGIYAYSPHIPGVRFPGLTHPGIVGTAPSSELLDIWNKRERELEETGLQSLKLCEVLHSRPLANLPSTKGCLLGKIEEGTPEWERIAREAARTIPGRENGGNCDIKNLSRGSKIYLPVFVEGANLSTGDMHFSQGDGEVAFCGAIEMSGFLELKCEIIRDGMKKYLTPMGPTPLHVNPIFEIGPVEPRFSEWLVFEGISVDESGRQHYLDASVAYKRAVLNAIDYLSRFGYSKEQVYLLLSCCPCEGRISGIVDSPNAVATLAIPIAIFDQDIRPKIGNVPTGPRLVRNPGLPQCPYDGNLPTTKNPCATT; translated from the exons ATGGGTACTCGTGGTTGCAGTGTGGTGGTGCCGATAGACGTGAAGAAGAAACCGTGGCAGCAAAAGCTCCCTCTTCACAATCGGTGGCACCCTGAAATACCTCCGGTGGCTGAGGTTCGAACCGGACAACTTTTCAGGGTTGAAATGGTGGATTTCAGTGGTGGTCGCATAACTAAAGAGGAAACTGCTCAAGACATCAAGTTTGCTGATCCGTCAATA CAAAAGCTGCCACTTCACAATCGGTGGCACCCCGACATTCCACCGGTGGCAGAGGTAAAAACCAGTGAGGTATTTAGGGTAGAGATGGTGGACTGGACTGGAGGGTCAATAACAGATGATGACTCTGCAATTGATGTAAAGCACATAGATCTCTCAACT GTGCATTATCTGAGTGGACCTATAAGAGTAGTGGACAGGGATGGGGATCCAGCCAAGCCTGGTGATCTTCTAGCTGTAGAGATATGCAACTTGGGTCCTCTACCTGGCGATGAATGGGGTTTTACTGCAATTTTTGACAGGGAAAATGGTGGCGGATTTCTCACAGACCATTTCCCTTGTGCAACAAAAGCTATATGGTATTTTGAAGGAATTTATGCTTACTCGCCTCATATACCTG GGGTCAGATTTCCGGGATTAACACACCCTGGAATAGTTGGAACAGCGCCTTCTTCAGAACTGCTTGATATATGGAACAAACGGGAAAGAGAACTTGAAGAAACTGGTCTCCAGTCTCTGAAACTGTGTGAAGTATTGCATTCACGACCATTGGCAAACCTACCATCGACAAAGGGATGTCTTCTTGGAAAG ATTGAGGAAGGAACTCCTGAATGGGAAAGGATTGCAAGAGAGGCTGCAAGAACGATTCCTGGAAGAGAAAATGGAGGAAATTGCGACATCAAAAATCTAAGCAGAGGTTCAAAAATATATCTTCCTGTATTTGTAGAAGGAGCAAATCTTAGCACTGGGGATATGCATTTTTCACAGGGCGACGGTGAAGTGGCTTTTTGTGGAGCAATAGAGATGAGCGGTTTCCTAGAGCTCAA ATGTGAAATCATCAGAGATGGCATGAAAAAGTACCTCACTCCAATGGGGCCAACTCCTTTGCATGTCAACCCAATATTTGAGATAGGACCGGTCGAACCAAGATTCTCAGAATGGTTAGTTTTTGAGGGCATTAGTGTCGATGAGAGTGGGCGACAACACTACCTGGATGCCAGTGTTGCTTACAAGCGTGCAGTGCTCAACGCCATTGATTACCTCTCCAGATTCGGATACTCTAAAGAACAG GTCTATCTTTTACTCTCATGCTGCCCTTGCGAAGGAAGGATCTCTGGAATAGTTGATTCCCCCAATGCTGTTGCCACCCTTGCAATTCCAATCGCTATATTCGACCAG GATATTCGTCCAAAAATAGGCAATGTGCCTACTGGACCAAGGCTTGTGAGGAATCCCGGCCTCCCACAGTGCCCTTATGATGGAAACTTGCCCACCACCAAAAATCCCTGTGCTACAACTTGA